Below is a window of Candidatus Cloacimonadota bacterium DNA.
AGGCCGACGGTGAACGCGAATTCCAGATCCGCGTGGCCGAAGGCGACAAGACCGCCAAGATCACCCGCGCCGAGGGTGAGGCCCAGGCAAAGCTGCTGGTGGCAGAGGCCGAACGCAAATCCATCGAACTCATCGCCTCCTCCGTCAAAGACAGCAAAACGGACCCCGCCCAATACCTCATCGCCCTCAAATATGTGGCCGCCTTCTCCGAAGTGACCAAACAAGGCGACAAGACCGTCGTGATTCCCTACGAATCCTCCGCTTTGCTTGGTTCCGTGAAGACCCTGGCCAACATCTTCGAAAAATAAACACCTCCAAGGAGCATAACCCCATGTCAGAAATTCTCTATATCAAGGGACGGGAAATACTGGATTCACGCGGTAACCCCACCGTGGAAGCCGACATCCAGCTGGAAAGCGGTGTGATAGCTCACGCCGCCGTGCCCAGCGGTGCCTCCACCGGTGAACGCGAAGCCATCGAACTGCGGGACGGCGACAAAGCCCGCTACGGCGGCAAAGGCACCCTCAAGGCCGTGGATAACATCGATAACATCATCGCTCCGGCCCTCTGCGGACTGGAATCCACCCACCAGGCAGAGCTCGACCAGGTGATGCTGGCCCTCGACGGCACCCCCAACAAGGAAAAGCTGGGCGCCAACGCCATCCTGGCCGTTTCCATGGCCGCCGCCCGCGCCAGCGCCATCGAACTGGACCTCCCCCTCTACCGCTACCTCGGCGGGGTGGGCGCCGTGACCCTGCCCGTTCCCATGAGCAACATCATCAACGGCGGTTCCCACGCCGACAACAATATCGACATCCAGGAGTTCATGATCATGCCCCTGGGCGCCAAATCCTTCCGCGAAGCCATCCGCATGAACGCCGAGATCTTCCACGCCCTCAAAATGATCCTCAAGGACCGCGGCCTGGCCACCGGAGTTGGCGATGAAGGCGGCTTCGCGCCCAACCTCGAAAACAACGAGGCGG
It encodes the following:
- the eno gene encoding phosphopyruvate hydratase, encoding MSEILYIKGREILDSRGNPTVEADIQLESGVIAHAAVPSGASTGEREAIELRDGDKARYGGKGTLKAVDNIDNIIAPALCGLESTHQAELDQVMLALDGTPNKEKLGANAILAVSMAAARASAIELDLPLYRYLGGVGAVTLPVPMSNIINGGSHADNNIDIQEFMIMPLGAKSFREAIRMNAEIFHALKMILKDRGLATGVGDEGGFAPNLENNEAALKVIMEAITAAGYKPGEDVFITLDPAASSFWIDGKYAFEGKLASTDEMIAYWVAMVAKYPIVSIEDGLAENDWEGWIKLQAALGDKIQIMGDDLYVTNPAIIKRGIAAKASNSVLIKLNQIGSVLETIDAINTAHKAGWTCVVSHRSGETGDTFIADLAVAMNTGQIKTGSISRSERVDKYNQLIRIEEELGAAAVFPGKAVIKQLG